The genomic stretch GCCTAGGCTTACCTAATTGTAAAGCCACGGCCATTCCCCCGAAAACTCTGAAGCCTAGGCTGATGCCATCTTCTCAAGGTGAGAGAGATGATCCGGAGGCCAAGCTTCTCCGGATCGCCCTAGCTGCCGCGCCGGGCTCGAGGCCCCTTTGCGGCACAAACAACCCTACAAGGAATTGAAAATGAAGAAATCAATCATGGCTACTGCAATGGTGCTGGCCGTCGCCACTTCCACCGGCGCGTTCGCCAAGGCAACCACCGGCACGATCACCAGCGTCGACAAGAATGGCGACTCCATCACGTTGTCCGACGGGCAGACCTTTACCCTCCCGGAAGGCATCGAAGCCGAGACGCTCAAAGTCGGTGAGAAGGTAAGTGTCACCTACACTGTCAAGGCCGGCAAACTGTCGGTTTCGAGCATTCACCAAGCCAAGTAGGTTCGCAAACGGACCGGGTCGGCTGTGCCGATCCGGTCCTTCAATCGGGCGGATGCCCAGGTCGGGAATTAAGATCGGCTTACAGGATCCCTGTTGCAATCCGGTCAAGCCGGTTCCCCTCCCGGTAGAGCACGGACACCAGCCCAGCGGCGCAGATGCCCATGAGCGCTCCGCCAAGGACGTCCGTCATATAGTGGGTTCCGACGTAAACCCGGGACCAGGCAACCAGAACCGCCATTAAGCCGAAGATGATAGCTCTTCGGGGCAAGGCCTGAACCGCGAAAGCGGCAACGATCGCGAAGGCGGCCGTCGCGTGATCCGAAGGAAACGACCAGTCGGCACTCGTAGGGATGATGAGGTGGGTGATTCCAGCCTCATACGGGCGCGTGCGGTGTACAAAAAGCAGGATGATCTGGTTGGCGCCAAGCCCGATCAAGAACGCCAGTCCCGCCACGATCGTCGCATGGCGAACATGCACCCGGTCCGTCTTGCTCCACCATTGAAGGGCTACGCAGGCGATGAGAAGCGGAACCCCTAACGTCGTCACCCCGACCATCATTCTGTCCAGCACAGGGTTGGTTCCCGCTGCCGCGTTGATCCATTGCGTAATCGCCACGTCCATGAAATTGCCTTATCGTTGTTTGTTACCAATCAGGAGACCCGTGAACGAGCATCGCGTCCATCAGATTTTCGAGGTCAGCCTGTTGCTCAAGGGCGCACACGCGCTCATTGAGTGTGTAGGCGGCATCGTACTGGCGTTCGTCAGCACCAACACGATCGTTTCCCTGGCCAATAGGCTGACACAGGATGAGCTTGTTGAGGATCCCCATGATTTCATCGCCAGCCATTTGATGATGCTGGCCAGCAACTTCTCCGTCAGCACTCAGCATTTTTACGCATTCTATCTTCTCAGCCATGGGATCGTGAAACTGGCCCTCGTCGTTGCTTTGCTGAAAAACAAGCTATGGGCATACCCGTCATCCTTGATCGTCCTGGGGTTGTTCGAACACACCGCTGCCGAGACGAATTTCTATTCGGTTAAGAGGCCAGATGGCGAGTACATCGATTTGATCGAAGACTGGTTGGCTGAAATCGAATCTGCCGCCGCTCTGCGAGACTTCAAGATTTAAGAACCTAGCATCGACCGCAGGCGCGACAGCGGGCGCACACCGCTATGTTCGTAAACCATTAGGCTCTTCAATCCGCGCCGTTGCGAGCGCCGCTTTCGCCTTTTCGACCCACAGCACCCGCGCGTGTTCTCCACCTTCGCTTTTGAGCTTGGCGGCGATCCAAAGCAACGCTCCGTAGATGATGGCGCGATCGTCGTTGGTTAGATCAACGATGCCTGCCTTGACGACAAGACCGCCGAGTTCGATCAGGTGTCGGGTACGCTTGCGGCGGCCGATCTGCCAGGTGCGCATGTCATGCCGAGCCAGAGCCGCTTGCCGGCGATTGTGTGCTGCCTGGTTGCGCCGAAGCGCTGCGAGGGTTGCGCTGAGATTCCGGAGCAGTTCGCCGGGCCCGGCTCTCGAAAAACATCACTCCACGCTTGGCCCATGCCTCACGCTTTCCGGTATCCTTCGTTTCAACGATGGCGACCAGCGCGCCGGCCAGCTCGTCGCTGCTGAGCTGATCGGCACCGGTGGCGATCACCAGCTCGCCAAGCTGCTGCACCTTTCGCGTTTTGAGCTCTCGCGCTTTTTCTTCCAGCGCCTTCAGTTCTGCGTCGAAATCGCGTGGTTTGCGCATGGCTGTCTCCATCGGTTGTCGATCGGAGGATGATAGGGGAGCGGCTGCCGGAAGGCTTCAGGGTTGCCGAGACAGCCCGGGACGGGCTGGTCCATCCCGAGATTTTTTCGAGGGAGGGCGCGCTTATACGTCGTGCCGACGTGCGCTTTGACGTGCAAATGATCCTGTCGCGATGGCGATCTATCATCTTCACGTCAAGGTCATTGGCCGCAAGGCAGGCTCAAGCGCTGTCGCGTCGGCCGCCTACCGCTCGGCTTCGCGGCTGCGTGACGAGCGCATCGAACGCACTCACGACTTCTCGGCCAAGCGTGGCGTCGTCCATTCCGAAGTAATGCTGCCGGAGAATGCGCCGGAAGCCTGGCGCGACCGCGAGCGGCTGTGGAACGATGTCGAGGCGGTCGAGGTACGCAAGGATGCGCAGCTTGCCCGCGAGGTCGAGTTTGCGCTCCCGCGTGAACTCAGCCAGGCGCAAGGGATCGAACTGGCGCGCGATTTTGTTCAGGCCGAGTTTGTCAGCAAGGGCATGGTCGCCGATCTCAATGTGCACTGGGACAGGGCAGAGGATGGCAGTCCCAAGCCGCATGCTCATGTCATGCTCACTATGCGGTCCGTGGACGAGAATGGTTTTGGGTCAAAGGTTCGAGATTGGAACCGCACCGAACTGGTCGAGCGCTGGCGCGAGCGATGGGCGGAACTGGCCAATGAGCGCCTGGCCGAGCTGGACATCGATGTCCGCATCGATCATCGCAGTCTGGAAGCGCAGGGCATAGCGTTAGAGCCGCAAACCCAGATTGGTGCACCAGCCCAGCGTCTTGAGAATGGCGGCCTTGCTGCCGGCAGTGAAGCCGATCGCGCCGAACTGCATCGCGAGATCGCGCGCAACAATGGTGCGCGCATCATTGTCGATCCATCCGTGGCGCTGGATGCCATCACCCATCAGCAATCGACATTCACCCGAAAGGACATCGCGAAGTTTGCGCATCGCCACAGCGATGGAGTGGAGCAGTTCAACACGGTGGTGGCAGCCATCAGCAACGCACCCGATCTGCTCGAACTCGGCAAGGACGGACGCGGCGAAGACCGTTTAACGACAAGGCAGATGATCGAGACCGAACAGCGCCTTCACCGCGCGGCGGAGCGTATCGATTTGGACGAGCGCCACGCGGTGAGTGACGCACATCGCGAGGCAGCGCTGGCGCGGGCTGCGCAAGGCGGTCTTATCCTTTCGGGCGAGCAGACCGATGCGCTTGCGCATATCACCGATGGTCACGGTCTTGGTGTCGTTGTCGGCTTTGCCGGGACGGGCAAGAGCGCCATGCTGGGTGTCGCGCGCCAGGCATGGGCAGCGGCGGGTTATGAGGTTCGAGGCGCGGCACTCTCCGGCATTGCCGCCGAGAATCTGGAAGGCGGATCAGGCATCTCGTCACGTACCATCGCCAGTATGGAGCATAGCTGGGGACAGGGCAGGGATCTTCTCACCACGCGCGATGTCCTGGTGATCGATGAGGCCGGCATGGTCGGCACGCGCCAGTTGGAGCGCGTGCTCTCCCATGCGGCGGACGTTGGCGCGAAAGTCGTCCTCGTCGGTGATCCCCAGCAGTTGCAGGCGATCGAAGCCGGCGCTGCATTCCGCTCCATCCATGAGCGTCATGGCGGCGTCGAAATCGGTCAGGTGCGTCGGCAGCACGACGACTGGCAGCGCGATGCCACGCGCGACCTGGCAACCGGCAGGATCGGCGCCGCGATCAGCGCCTATGACGCGCAAGGCATGGTGCATCAAGCTGCAACGCGCGATGAAGCGCGAGCTGAACTCGTCGAGCGCTGGGATCGCGACAGGCAGGCGCATCCAGAGGCAAGCCGGATCATTCTCACCCACACAAACGACGAGGTGCGCGCCCTGAACGAGGCAGCGCGCGAGCGCATGCGCGCTGCCGGCGATCTCGGCGACGATGTTCAGGCAAGCGTCGAACGAGGTGCAAGGGCCTTCGCCAGCGGCGACCGGGTCATGTTCCTGCGCAACGAGCGCGGGCTTGGCGTCAAGAACGGCACGCTTGGCCTGATCGAAGAGGTCACCACACAGAGCATGACGGTTCAAACCGACGACGGCAAATCTGTTCGCTTCGACCTGAAAGACTACGCGCACATCGACCACGGCTATGCGGCGACCATTCACAAGGCGCAGGGCATGACCGTCGACCGGACCCATGTGCTCGCAACGCCGGGCATGGATGCGCATGGCAGTTACGTCGCGCTGTCGCGGCATCGAGACAGGATGGACCTGCACTACGGCGGCGGCGACTTCAACACGCGGGAGCGGCTGGACCGTACGCTGTCACGGGACCGCGCCAAGGACATGGCGTCGGATTACGAGCAGGTCGACCCGGCGCAAGACTATGCAGAGCGGCGCGGGATCTCCTTCCGAAAGCGCGTGGTCGAGATCGTGCGCCGGATCGTTCCGGAGAAGCTGCGCGACAGGATCGGCGGATTGCTGGACGGGTTGCGCTCGCCCGGAGATGGCGAGCCCCTGCAGGAAGGTGGACCTGGGCCGGTAAGGGAGAGTGTCGGGGCGCAGATCGGAGATGCACGGCCCATGCTCGGCGGAGAAAATCTCGCCACCGGCGTGTCGCGCGACACGAATGTGCCGGTGGACGCTGAAGCCGCGTTGCGCAGCGCTCGTACGAAGGCGCTTGTTCGTCACGCGCGCGCTCTCGACGCGATCCTCAGTACTGGAAATGCGGACGGGCAGGGGACTCCCGAGCAGATGGGCGAATTGAGAGATGCGCGCAACGCTTTTGAGAAGGTTCGGCCTCATGGTTGGCGCGATGCCGAAGCGGCTTATGTGAAAAATCCCGAACTCGTTCGTGAAGCGAGCGCCGGCCGCGTCAGCCGCATCGTGCTTGCTCTCCAGCTTGAAACGGAAATCCGCACCGGACTGGACATCGATCCCGGCCGCCGCGCCGACCGGTTCGTCGAACGCTGGCAAAGGCTCGACCGGACGGGACGGGAGCAATATCAGGCCGGCGACATGTCCGGCTACGAGTCAACGCGTTCGGCAATGTCCGATATGGCCAAGAGTCTTGAACGCGACCCTCAACTTGAATCTCTACTGGCCAATCATAAGAAGGCGCTCGGCATTCAGATCGAATCCGGCCGTCGTCTCGGGGCGGAACTCGCCTTTAACCACGGCATCGGGCTCGGCCGAGGCAAAGGCATCGGAATCTGACTATCCGATTTGCCGCCGTTTCCGCGCCACATCGCGGTGGGGCGGGAATGAGTCTTGCCTGACCGATGCAGCCTGTTTCGTGTGAACCATCAGATATCAGAGGCACTCAGGAGGAGACAGGCGAGCCATGCCCGAACCCGATCGCATCATCCGCAGCAGAACTGTCCTTGCCCGGACCGGCCTGTCTCGCTCAACCATGTATCGCAAGATCGCCGAAGGCACGTTCCCGGCTCAGATCAAGATCAGCATCAACGGTGCGGGCTGGCGCGAATCCGATATCAATCGGTGGGTGGAAGATCCGGTATCTTGGAGGCCGAGGCGAGAGGGTGATTAAACCCGAAAAATCCGGTTGCGAGCGCTGGTGAAATGATAGCATCTATATCAACTTGCCATGCTTTTTCTGTGGATAATGGAACCGAAGCACCGGTATGATTTTAGATTGGGTAATTTTGAGGGTATCGATCAATATCCTCACTGAGGATTTCTCATTAAATTCAAATACATAGCTTACACTTCGATTCCGCCTCTGGCACCATTCTTTTTAAGCACTTAGATCGCCGTCCCATTCATGTTGCAGCCGTGTTGGGACTGAAATAGGTTGGATTCCAACGGTTCTAGCCGGCACGCGGCCTAGCGGACGCGACATGGTATGCGAAATGATCGACGACTTCGGATAGGCCACGGAAGAGCGTTAGAACGGTGTATTGGGGGCCGCCGCCTATATCGTGGCGAAACACGGTCGGCCTATCCTTCAGCGGAGCGCGAGCTGGAAGCCTTGCAGCCGCGTGATCGATTTGCAACTGCACCCCGGTTCATGACGGACGAACAGTTCCGCGCGTATTTTTTCGGCTTGACGGAGCGCGCCTTGACCCGACTGCGGCTGAGAAAGGGTTTCCCCCACAAAGACGCGCTGCTCAACAAGACCGACAGGAAGGCCGTCGATCGACACTTCGATGTTCGGGCCGGTCTCAAAAAAGCGCGATGCCCTTGTGGTTGAAGACGGGCTAGAGAACTTTGACTGACAAAGAAGGGCCACTCCGAAGGAGCGGCCTCATTCATCTCGCCAGACTACCCATCCCATCGGCTGATCTGCGGCCAGGATTGCTGCAATCGGCTTTCCCGAACTCAGGAAGCCACCTCCCAGCATTCCGCCGTGCTAGGACGTCCCGTTGCCGAAGACAAATGAGGAGCCGCGCCGCACGGAGACCGTGCCCGCCCTGTATGTCGATGTCATTGCGCCTATCTGCCAGTAGCCTAGGATGAAGAAAGAAGATTCGAGCAGACGGGGGCGCTTTGGAGACGATTTATGTCACAAAACACTGCAAACCGGCCGATCGCGAATACATGCTTTCGGGAAGCTTTCGGATTGGCACTCATTCCGGTTTCTACAGTGGCGAAAGCACTCTGTATGACGATCGAGATGAGGGAAAAGGCGAGAGCAATTTAACCGGCGACGTTTTCAATTTATCTGGCAGTATAGGTAACATAGTACACATGTCCGGTGTTACCGTCGTTAACATCAAAAATGCCGTTTCATATCAGCACAATGTCGATTTCAACGTATTTTGCAGCTCAATTGGGCCATACTCAGAAATTCGTCACCGGCTTCTTATGGATGGGCGAGGAGCATACACTGGCAGCAAGAGCATGACGGCTTGGCTAGTACTAGACGTTGCAAAGTTGAGAATCGCTCTTGAGGCCGTCGCAACGCATTGCTTCGCGCGCACGATCGTAATCGAGAAGCCGGTTAGCTACGGCAGACGAACACGCGAGTTCAGTCAGAGCACAATTGGAGCAAATTTTGCGACGTCAACCTTGCTGTCTCGCGATATAGAGTTCGCCTTTGTCAAACCATCGCTATTCAGCGTGGAGGAGGAATACCGCCACTGCATGATACCCGTTGGTGCCCCTCCTGAGCCAATCCTGACCAATCGGCTGCCCCGATATATTCGCCGCCTGTTTGTCCAAGCGATACATGACCCGGGCGGGATTGTGATCTAAAGCCGGCGCGCGAAACCTTGCTATCGCGCAGTGAGCCGCGAATGGTGATGTTTGCAGAGAGACCTGAAGTTGCACCAAACGGGGCTGCAGATGTGGATGGGAGCGCACGCTCAGATGTGATCGACCTCGCTGGCGCGATCATGCAGCCGAGATGCGAGCACATAGGATTTGTCGCGAGGAACCGGCGCGCGGGCGGCGCGCCAGGCGGCGTAGCCGCAGTTGTGCGAACTACCGCGCTGGCGCTCGCGATCGGCCCTGGCCGTCGCCTGGCATGGGCAGAGCATGCCCACCGATCCTGGAGCCATTCACCGTTTCAAGGAAACGGCAGCCTGCTCGAACTCTTTGTTTCAATGCAATACCGCAACGGAAAGCGCTATGCGCTTTCCCGGGGGCCGCCGGCGCGCTGGCGCGCGCCGGCCGATCTTGGCGTCAGGCGTGGCGGATCTCGGTTCCCAGCACCTTCAGGCATTCGCGGATGAACGCGGCAAGTGCTGTCCAGCCCTTGGCGGACACCATCGTCCCGTCCACATAAGCATCGGTGGGAGACAGGTCGATGTAAGTGCCGCCGGCAAGCGTCACCTCCGGTTCGCAAGCCGCGAGAGCACCAACCTTCTTGCCACGGACGACACCGTCGACCGCGATCAGAATCTGGACGCCGTGGCAGATCGTGAAGATCGGCTTCTTGGTTTCGTGGAAATGGCGCACGATCGCCTGCACGCGCTTGTCGGTCCGAATGTATTCCGGCCCGCGGCCGCCCGCGCAGTAGACGGCATGATACTGGTCGAGCTGTCTTTCGGCTTCCGAGAACGTCTTGTTGATCAGCGCGTAGTGGCCGAGCTTTTCAGTGTAGGTCTGGTCGCCCTCGAAATCGTGCAGCGAGGTCTTGATCAGGTCTCCGGCGTTCTTGTCCGGGCACACGACGTGAACCGTGTGGCCCACGGCCTCCATCGCCTGCTGGTAGACGAAGATCTCGTATTCCTCGGTGAACTCACCAGTCAGCATCAGTATTTTCTTGCCTGGCATGGCTCTTCCTCCTCAATGTTTTGGGCTGGGCAAGGCGCGGTTCGCGCCCTGCGGTTGCGTGAAATGGGACAGGGTCAGAACGGCGATTCCGGGAAATAGTATTCCTTGGCATTGGCCTGGGTGATCAGCGGCGCGTCGAGCTTGACAGTGCCGCGGACGGGTGCCTGGCCGATCAGGTTCGCGACGGTCATGTAGATCGCCGTCTTGATCATCGACGGCGGGTACGGCGTCTCGACCGGTGTCATCGCGTCGCCGTCGATCACCTTCTTCACGATGTCCTTCATGCCGTTGCCGCCAAGCGCCAGTTTGATGTCGGTCCGGCCCGACTGCTTTACGGCCTCCAGCACGCCAAGCAGCATGTCGTCGTCATTGGCCCACACCGCATCGATATGCGGATATTTGGCCAAATAGTCCTGCATCAGCTTGAAGGCCTCGTCGCTGTTCCAGTGGGCATACTGAATGTCCAGCACCTTCAGTCCGGTGCCCTTGATCGTGTCCTGGAAGCCTTTGATGCGCTCGTCATCGATGACGGTCGGAATGCCGCGCAGCACGACGAGGTCGCCCTTGCCACCCAGCTTGTCGATCATGAACTTGGCGGTATTGGCGCCCACCGCGATGTTGTCGCCGGCGAGATAGAGGTCCTGGATCGAGGAGTCCGTCAGGCCCCGGTCAACGACGGTGATGAAGGTCCCCGCACCCTTGATGGCCTTGACCGGCTGGGTGAGTTCCTCCGAGCTGTACGGCAGGATGACCAGGGCATCCAGCTTGCGGCTGGCGGACAGATCCTCGAGTGCGCTCACCTGTTCGGCTGCCGACGGCGACGTCTTGACGACCACTTCCACGTCCGGGAAAGCCGCATTGATTTCCTTGGCGGCCTGCTGGGCGTGGTATACGACACCCGCGGTCCAGCCATGGTCGGCCGCCGGTATCGACACCGCGACGACCTTCTTGTCTTGCGCCATGGCCTGTCCGGCCAGGAGCAGCGAGCCAAGGGCGGCAGCCGCGATCCATTTTCTACTCAACATTCTCTTCTCCCATTGGACCTGCAAAAACCGGCTCCCGTGTGGTCCGGACACGGGGCTATTTCGAATTGGAAAACCGCTGGATGAGCATGGCGATGATGATGATGACGCCCTGAACGGCGGCAACGAGGTATTCGGAAACGAAGTCCGACAGCACCATGAGGTTGGCGATCAGCTCCAGGATGACCGCGCCGGCGACCGTTCCCCACACATGACCCTTGCCGCCCCGCAATGCGGTGCCGCCGATCACCACGGCGGTGATCACCTGCAATTCCCAGAGCTGTCCGGTTGTCGGCGTGGCGGCGCCCAGGCGCGGTACGTAGCAGATCGCGGCGATCGCCACGCAGGCGCCCTGGACGATATAGGCAATGGTGCGGGTCTTGATGACCGAGATGCCGGAGTAGCGCGCGACATCCTCATTGGCGCCCACGGCCGCGCATTTGCGCCCGTACTTCATCTTGTAGAGGATGAAGGATGCGACGGCGGCAACCGCGACGGAAATCAGGATCGGGATCGGAATGCCGGCGACCGTGCCGAAATAGACAGGCCGGTAGGCTTCGCGCAGCGACCGGTCGATCGGTATCGTGCCGCCGTCGGTCAGATAGGTGATCAGCGCCCGGAAAATCCCCATCGTGCCGAGCGTCGCGATGAACGGTTCTATCCGCCCCACTGTCACGATCAGCCCGTTGGCCAGCCCGCACAGCAGGCCGACCAGGATTGCCACGACCATCCCGGCGGGAATCGCCCAGAGGCCGGCATGCGGCGCCGCCGCGTTCATGAACATGATGGTGATGCCGGTGACGAAAGCGGCCATCGAGCCGACGGAAAGATCGAGCCCTCCCGACGAGATCACGAACGTCGCACCAACCGCTATGATCGCGATGAAGGCGCTGCGGGTGATCACATTGGCAAGGTTGGTGGCCGAGAGAAAGTCCGGATTGACAAGGAAGCCCGCCACGAGCAGGGCAGCCAATGCCAGGAAGGGCCCGACATCGGTCCAGGTGAGGTTCAGATCGCTGATCCGGCGTGCGGATGGGGATTCGGTCATGACAGCCATTCTGTTCCTCCCTCGGCTTCTGGCCTCGGCTTGGAGCCGCTGGTCGCCAGCAGCGCCACATTGCTTTCAGTCATTTCGGCGCCACTGACCTCACCGGTGACGTGGCCCTCACGCATTACCAGGATGCGATCGCACAGGCCGATCAGTTCCTGCATCTCCGATGAGATGACGATGCAGGCCTTGCCCTTGGCGACCAGCCCGTGGATGAAGGCGTAGATCTGCGCCTTGTTGGCGATGTCGATGCCGCGCGTCGGCTCGTCGATGATGACCACCGACGGGTTGGTCAAAAGAACCTTGGCCAGCAGCAGTTTCTGCTGGTTGCCGCCCGAGAGCTGGGCCGCATTGGCGCCCGGGCTCTTCACCCTGATGTCATAGGTCTCGACGGCCTTTTCCAAGGCCTCCGTTTCGCGGCGGCGGCCCATCGAAAGGCCGGGATGGAACACATCCAGCGCGGACAGCGTCAGATTGGGCGCCAGGCGCTCCTGCAGCAGCAGTCCCTTGCCCTTGCGGTCCTCGGTCAGGTAGCCGACGCCGGCGTCGATCGCGGCGCGCTGCGAATGGAAGTGGACCGGCTTGCCCTCGAGCTCGACCGTCGCGGTTGCCGGACGCAGTCCGGTGATGCCCTCGAACAGTTCGGTCCGGCCGGCGCCAACCATGCCGGCAAAGCCGAGGATCTCGCCCTTGTGAACCGTGAACGATACGTTCTGGGCATAGCCGGCAACGGTGGCGTTCCTGACGCTCAGCATCGGCACATCCGACGGCGCCACCCGCTTTTCAGGATAGAGCGCGGCCAGTTCGCGGCCGACCATCAGGCGCGCCATGTCCATCTGATTGAGGGTCTTGCCTGGATAGGTGCCGACCATCTTGCCGTCGCGCAGCACGGTCACCTTGTCGGCAACACGCTGCACCTCGTCCAGCCTGTGGCTGATATAGAGCACGGCGGTGCCGTGAGCCTTCAGCTGCAGGACAATTTCCAGCAGCCGCTCGACTTCGCCGCCGGTCAGCATGGCGGTCGGTTCGTCGAAGATCACCAGCTTGAAGTCGTCGAGCAACGCGCGGGCGATCTGCACCATCTGCCGGTCGGCCAGCGAGATGTCGCGCACCAGTGCCGTCGGCGATACGAAGCAGCCGATCCCCGCCAGCTTCTCGGCCGCCTGACGCCGCATCGTCCGGTCATCCACGAAGGGGCCGCGCGAAAGCTCGCGCCCGAGAAACAGATTGTCCGCCAACGTCAGCGCCTCGGCGAGCAGGATTTCCTGATGCACCAGCGCGATGCCGGCATCCTGTGCCTGGCTGGGCTTGGTGAACCTCACCGGCTGGCCATTCATCGACAAGGTGCCGGCCGTAGGCTCGATATAGCCGGACAGCAGCCGCATCAATGTCGACTTGCCGGCGCCGTTCTCGCCGATGATGGCGTGGATCTCGCCGGGCAGGACGTCGAGCACGACATCCGACAGGACCGTCACCGGGCCGTATTGTTTCGACAGGCGCTCGGCCCGCAGCACCGGTTCGACGGCGCCCGGCACGCCACCAAAAGGCAACGTGCCTCCTCCCTCTCCGGCGATGTTGGCGGCAATGGACATCAGTTCCGATCTCAATCGAAGGCCGGAAGCAAGCGATCGCGCGAATGCTCGATATGGATGCGCATCGCCTTTTGGGCGGCATCGGGATCGGCGGCGCCGAACGCGGCGAGGATCGCCTCGTGTTCGTCGAGCGCCTCCTCGGTCACGCGGGCATGATACATCAAGCGAAAGATATGGAAGTGGGTGTGCTGGTGGCTCAACGTCTGCCGGATGAGTTCGTTTTCGGAAAACTCCATGATCTTGTCGTGGAAGATCGCGTCCTGCCGGGCGAAATTCGAATAACGCAGGCGCTCGTCCTTGCCTTCGCGCCGTGACATCACGCCGGCCGCTTCCAGCAAGATGTTGAGCTTGGCTTCGTCCATGGCAGCGGCGGCTTTCGCCGCGGCATGCGGCTCAAGCAGAAGGCGCATCTCGTACAATTCGTCGAAGCGGCGCCGCGTGATTTGCGGTGCCGCGCGAT from Mesorhizobium sp. 113-3-3 encodes the following:
- the traA gene encoding Ti-type conjugative transfer relaxase TraA; amino-acid sequence: MAIYHLHVKVIGRKAGSSAVASAAYRSASRLRDERIERTHDFSAKRGVVHSEVMLPENAPEAWRDRERLWNDVEAVEVRKDAQLAREVEFALPRELSQAQGIELARDFVQAEFVSKGMVADLNVHWDRAEDGSPKPHAHVMLTMRSVDENGFGSKVRDWNRTELVERWRERWAELANERLAELDIDVRIDHRSLEAQGIALEPQTQIGAPAQRLENGGLAAGSEADRAELHREIARNNGARIIVDPSVALDAITHQQSTFTRKDIAKFAHRHSDGVEQFNTVVAAISNAPDLLELGKDGRGEDRLTTRQMIETEQRLHRAAERIDLDERHAVSDAHREAALARAAQGGLILSGEQTDALAHITDGHGLGVVVGFAGTGKSAMLGVARQAWAAAGYEVRGAALSGIAAENLEGGSGISSRTIASMEHSWGQGRDLLTTRDVLVIDEAGMVGTRQLERVLSHAADVGAKVVLVGDPQQLQAIEAGAAFRSIHERHGGVEIGQVRRQHDDWQRDATRDLATGRIGAAISAYDAQGMVHQAATRDEARAELVERWDRDRQAHPEASRIILTHTNDEVRALNEAARERMRAAGDLGDDVQASVERGARAFASGDRVMFLRNERGLGVKNGTLGLIEEVTTQSMTVQTDDGKSVRFDLKDYAHIDHGYAATIHKAQGMTVDRTHVLATPGMDAHGSYVALSRHRDRMDLHYGGGDFNTRERLDRTLSRDRAKDMASDYEQVDPAQDYAERRGISFRKRVVEIVRRIVPEKLRDRIGGLLDGLRSPGDGEPLQEGGPGPVRESVGAQIGDARPMLGGENLATGVSRDTNVPVDAEAALRSARTKALVRHARALDAILSTGNADGQGTPEQMGELRDARNAFEKVRPHGWRDAEAAYVKNPELVREASAGRVSRIVLALQLETEIRTGLDIDPGRRADRFVERWQRLDRTGREQYQAGDMSGYESTRSAMSDMAKSLERDPQLESLLANHKKALGIQIESGRRLGAELAFNHGIGLGRGKGIGI
- a CDS encoding ABC transporter permease yields the protein MAVMTESPSARRISDLNLTWTDVGPFLALAALLVAGFLVNPDFLSATNLANVITRSAFIAIIAVGATFVISSGGLDLSVGSMAAFVTGITIMFMNAAAPHAGLWAIPAGMVVAILVGLLCGLANGLIVTVGRIEPFIATLGTMGIFRALITYLTDGGTIPIDRSLREAYRPVYFGTVAGIPIPILISVAVAAVASFILYKMKYGRKCAAVGANEDVARYSGISVIKTRTIAYIVQGACVAIAAICYVPRLGAATPTTGQLWELQVITAVVIGGTALRGGKGHVWGTVAGAVILELIANLMVLSDFVSEYLVAAVQGVIIIIAMLIQRFSNSK
- a CDS encoding conjugal transfer protein TraD, with amino-acid sequence MRTWQIGRRKRTRHLIELGGLVVKAGIVDLTNDDRAIIYGALLWIAAKLKSEGGEHARVLWVEKAKAALATARIEEPNGLRT
- a CDS encoding helix-turn-helix transcriptional regulator, with protein sequence MPEPDRIIRSRTVLARTGLSRSTMYRKIAEGTFPAQIKISINGAGWRESDINRWVEDPVSWRPRREGD
- a CDS encoding substrate-binding domain-containing protein; the protein is MLSRKWIAAAALGSLLLAGQAMAQDKKVVAVSIPAADHGWTAGVVYHAQQAAKEINAAFPDVEVVVKTSPSAAEQVSALEDLSASRKLDALVILPYSSEELTQPVKAIKGAGTFITVVDRGLTDSSIQDLYLAGDNIAVGANTAKFMIDKLGGKGDLVVLRGIPTVIDDERIKGFQDTIKGTGLKVLDIQYAHWNSDEAFKLMQDYLAKYPHIDAVWANDDDMLLGVLEAVKQSGRTDIKLALGGNGMKDIVKKVIDGDAMTPVETPYPPSMIKTAIYMTVANLIGQAPVRGTVKLDAPLITQANAKEYYFPESPF
- a CDS encoding phosphatase PAP2 family protein, with amino-acid sequence MDVAITQWINAAAGTNPVLDRMMVGVTTLGVPLLIACVALQWWSKTDRVHVRHATIVAGLAFLIGLGANQIILLFVHRTRPYEAGITHLIIPTSADWSFPSDHATAAFAIVAAFAVQALPRRAIIFGLMAVLVAWSRVYVGTHYMTDVLGGALMGICAAGLVSVLYREGNRLDRIATGIL
- a CDS encoding DJ-1/PfpI family protein; its protein translation is MPGKKILMLTGEFTEEYEIFVYQQAMEAVGHTVHVVCPDKNAGDLIKTSLHDFEGDQTYTEKLGHYALINKTFSEAERQLDQYHAVYCAGGRGPEYIRTDKRVQAIVRHFHETKKPIFTICHGVQILIAVDGVVRGKKVGALAACEPEVTLAGGTYIDLSPTDAYVDGTMVSAKGWTALAAFIRECLKVLGTEIRHA
- a CDS encoding DUF2127 domain-containing protein; this translates as MNEHRVHQIFEVSLLLKGAHALIECVGGIVLAFVSTNTIVSLANRLTQDELVEDPHDFIASHLMMLASNFSVSTQHFYAFYLLSHGIVKLALVVALLKNKLWAYPSSLIVLGLFEHTAAETNFYSVKRPDGEYIDLIEDWLAEIESAAALRDFKI
- a CDS encoding DUF1344 domain-containing protein; the protein is MKKSIMATAMVLAVATSTGAFAKATTGTITSVDKNGDSITLSDGQTFTLPEGIEAETLKVGEKVSVTYTVKAGKLSVSSIHQAK
- a CDS encoding conjugal transfer protein TraD; translation: MRKPRDFDAELKALEEKARELKTRKVQQLGELVIATGADQLSSDELAGALVAIVETKDTGKREAWAKRGVMFFESRARRTAPESQRNPRSASAQPGSTQSPASGSGSA